The following are encoded in a window of Perca flavescens isolate YP-PL-M2 chromosome 24, PFLA_1.0, whole genome shotgun sequence genomic DNA:
- the mxra5a gene encoding matrix-remodeling-associated protein 5: MELPVVCILHTLLLMVPNVAPVPHVAPAPCPRPCSCPQPAELHCTFRSLLSIPAIVSKHVERINLGFNSINKITDKSLAGLRKLELLMIHGNDIHSLPHGAFRDLTSLQMLKMSYNKLKEINRHTLQGLWSLARLHLDHNRLEFIHPDAFHGLTSLRLLQLEGNRLQQLHPDSFTTFTLMGHFHVSTLRHLYLSDNGLTSLPSRLFAAMPQLENLYLHGNPWTCDCNMQWLRVWYKSSPGVLKCKKDRALPGGQLCPMCSSPRHLQSKDLLVGENLVCSSPVISSLHRTSPPDDVESEVMTREDFREPFGNVSLGLSDEHGNQVDLECGIGEPREFTKINWEQLNKLQLASNITLSVDLECPVDREKYEQLWRLIAYYSNVPAHLRRDVMLRKEPHPTYVYKQDSEKDTQYYTGVKVNIMAQPAWLMQTSADLQLNRFQSSAKMVKLTLSTDFSETVEAELVQRQSRTWVMIESTNITRKVLSAILGSVSQMYCNVHSSGQPVINWMLPNGSKVEAPYSGPDNRVSVSSDGRLDIKAVSHTDAGIYYCIAKVHGDLAVMPFYLSVQESSSPPPGEDASITPIEGFTGNPVSLPCTASGSPDAEINWILPNHNIVSFQANSSRALVDSNGTLHIPRTQLMDSGYYKCIAVNQHGVDTLARKITFMQRKGTIRPLKTFPARPQSASGVNTQIKVPTENTEDASGDIEVTHLGAPLSRLDPLRRRVPGVLAPGRRGVYPSRTMRRRPAVLRKSTVSHVEDRRKVNMSKSKIDPEKWADILAKIRDRNADRNTVTPLPVQYTTERKLTQQTTELQDTFEGSSDGMTDFTTPHTPTQYTQMKMDKHITTQDLNWDLHTTSNSVFFLPQVTTSVPLHAVTFWQANTNTASSSGTFSLQENHSTNADVDRVKTADGSKALQRSGNTDRPNVLASSNHDRELSSRGSEIIPSVNPNESETNQEENGKYKDTLDGLQTQAMLTTVSQTTRLVLETNQEENGKYVRGTATTSQSHTPTKDTTIDLQSQEKLTTVSPITTLVFTTTKRIGSEEQSPPRLRQTNSRRRNGGRRRKPNKRKQKLNKPTQFIATTRANAPRTTASTQLKINSLEVTTANLNTTVPFRGSQATSSGRLSHEESTVSGHNDEAATKFFSLHPETNESHLPLAKPLFKSTSPAPSFPTASPEKGHGKTSSHIALRISENASASERSDMFTSITQWRFTGSPLSPVKPLEETQRVSITGDLGPTPRSGNSMGGFHAVMQMQTDVRQNESDHQYIPMEKGEQMLLKETDKHSSLLLPTLSASAASLMEREIRTTSEYTSSGFIKTWLSMLFEGDSDTNQITTNKSTIPEKSYHSSSKNKTTSSELELERHPKETTNIGSNVDDLFTSTVITKPPSATSSRPDAVIPSTVAPHVSLPKTLSTGAEMGPSLRATTEEAPNIQHVIPNNQNIQHIITSDFYPATQPTDPKLALFMSTNPTSPALILTSGQTIKQTATPAPTITAIPIYPFREGLLTSTQDVSRKQQLPGQGSIPRGKPRITKGNFQTLTVEAETDAQLPCGAEGEPMPFLSWTKVASGASIAQNTRIQRFEVHPNGTLIIRNTQPTDRGHYLCTVQNQYGTDKMVVNLVVFAQHPRILQPRHRDITVHLGGKVDLECNAEGHPTPQVTWTLPNHVHVHVAAAGIAHQQNIAIFSNGTLRINQAAYADQGIYKCIGSSAAGADTVSVRLYVSALQPMIQQMRHENTTLIEGANAYIHCSAAGGTQPHIRWITPDGVQLIASQFVNGRKLGVFPNGTLYIQGLGQGNAGRYECSVSNAVAYSTRTVILSIRRNPSSAKAHITSLSPQRTDVIYGGRLLLNCVAAGVPEPRIIWRTPSKKLVDAQYSFDPRIKVFPNGTITVHSVTDKDSGDYLCVARNKMGDDYVQLRVDVLTRPAKIEQKQQRSSQEVAYGGDLKVDCVASGLPNPEISWALPDGTMLNPVKQRESLSGGRTRRYVVFDNGTLYFNHVGTPEEGDYTCYAENQLGKDEMKVRVKVKVATSSPKIQDKDQKIIRVFYGETGTLRCNAKGEPTPVVTWISPTNRVIAPAMDKYQVLDDGTLVVQKVQRFDDGNYTCVSRNNAGEDHKVIRLEVLVTSPMINGLKGTLNAVKVTAVADQRTLVDCIAEGMPIPRIMWVLPGNVILPAPYYSNRMTVHPNGTLEIRLAKRTDSGKLACIARNEGGEVKLIVNLDIKEVVERAQIRGTNTDNLSLTVGNSVTLNCSFEGSTLPHVTWILPNGTPLHSGVQFSKFFHRANDGSLIISNPSVAEAGMYRCLGHNSRGLVERTFTLSPGKKPEIINRYNSPVSVVNGEGLLLHCLTNAKPFRLTWTLPSGVVLNRPQRAGRYAVLPNGTLSIHQVSLYDRGLYGCRAANEYGSSQLSVSVIVMAYPPRITNGPPSVTYAKHGVAVQLNCVATGIPRVEVAWETPDKTRLAVSAQPRLFGNKYLHPQGSLVIQNPTQRDAGVYRCTARNAIGKDSKATILNVF; the protein is encoded by the exons ATGGAGCTTCCGGTCGTATGCATCCTCCACACTCTGCTGCTGATGGTGCCTAATGTTGCCCCGGTGCCCCATGTTGCACCGGCGCCCTGCCCCCGGCCCTGCTCCTGCCCCCAGCCTGCTGAGCTCCACTGCACCTTCCGTTCCCTCCTCTCCATCCCAGCAATTGTTTCCAAACATGTGGAGCGCATCAATCTGGG GTTCAACAGCATTAATAAGATTACAGACAAATCTCTGGCTGGTCTGAGGAAGCTGGAGCTTCTGATGATCCATGGGAACGACATCCACAGTCTGCCTCATGGAGCGTTCAGGGATCTTACTTCACTACAG ATGTTGAAGATGAGCTACAACAAGCTGAAGGAGATCAACAGACACACCCTTCAGGGTCTGTGGTCCTTGGCCCGGTTGCACCTGGACCACAACCGCCTGGAGTTCATCCACCCTGACGCCTTCCACGGCCTCACCTCACTGcggctgctgcagctggaag GCAACCGGCTTCAGCAGCTACACCCAGACTCCTTCACCACCTTCACTCTGATGGGACACTTCCACGTCTCCACGCTGAGGCACCTCTATCTGTCGGACAACGGGCTAACGTCGCTGCCCTCCCGGTTGTTTGCAGCCATGCCTCAGCTGGAGAACCTGTACCTCCACGGGAACCCGTGGACATGCGACTGCAACATGCAGTGGCTCCGTGTCTGGTATAAAAGCTCGCCAG GTGTCTTGAAATGTAAGAAGGACAGGGCCCTTCCTGGTGGCCAACTGTGTCCCATGTGCTCCTCTCCCAGGCACCTCCAGAGTAAAGATCTCCTGGTTGGGGAGAACCTGGTCTGCAGCAGCCCCGTCATCAGCTCCCTTCACCGGACTTCCCCGCCTGATGACGTCGAGAGTGAAGTCATGACCAGGGAGGACTTCAGGGAACCATTTGGAAATGTCTCTTTAGGCCTGTCAGACGAGCATGGGAATCAAGTGGACTTGGAGTGTGGTATTGGCGAGCCAAGAGAGTTTACCAAGATCAACTGGGAGCAACTAAACAAACTCCAGTTGGCCTCCAACATCACTTTGTCAGTGGATCTAGAATGCCCCGTTGATAGAGAAAAGTATGAGCAACTGTGGAGGCTGATTGCATACTACAGCAATGTGCCAGCCCACCTACGAAGGGATGTGATGCTCAGAAAAGAGCCTCATCCAACCTATGTGTACAAACAGGACTCTGAGAAGGACACCCAGTACTACACAGGTGTTAAAGTTAATATCATGGCCCAGCCGGCATGGCTGATGCAGACATCTGCAGACCTTCAGCTGAACAGATTTCAATCGTCAGCCAAGATGGTAAAACTGACCCTGAGCACGGATTTTTCAGAGACAGTGGAGGCGGAGCTGGTGCAGAGACAGAGCAGGACATGGGTCATGATTGAGTCAACAAACATAACTCGGAAAGTGTTGAGTGCTATCCTGGGAAGTGTGAGtcaaatgtactgtaatgtgcaCAGTTCTGGCCAACCGGTGATCAACTGGATGCTGCCGAATGGCTCAAAGGTGGAGGCACCGTACAGCGGTCCAGACAACAGGGTGTCTGTGTCCAGCGATGGACGGCTGGACATTAAAGCTGTCAGCCACACAGACGCTGGAATTTACTACTGCATTGCCAAGGTTCATGGAGACCTTGCTGTCATGcctttctatctgtctgtgcAGGAATCCTCCAGCCCTCCCCCAGGGGAGGATGCCTCAATTACACCTATTGAGGGATTCACAGGCAACCCTGTTTCCCTGCCTTGCACGGCATCTGGTTCTCCTGATGCTGAAATTAACTGGATTCTACCCAACCACAACATTGTTAGTTTCCAAGCCAACTCCTCCAGAGCTTTGGTCGATTCCAACGGCACTCTACATATCCCACGAACTCAGTTAATGGACAGTGGTTATTATAAATGCATTGCAGTTAATCAACATGGCGTGGATACGCTGGCTAGAAAAATCACTTTCATGCAGCGCAAAGGGACAATTAGGCCATTGAAGACGTTTCCAGCAAGGCCTCAGTCGGCTTCAGGGGTGAACACTCAGATTAAAGTCCCCACAGAGAATACAGAGGATGCTTCAGGGGATATTGAAGTTACTCATTTGGGGGCTCCGTTGAGCCGCTTGGATCCTCTGAGAAGGAGAGTTCCCGGGGTTTTGGCTCCTGGAAGGAGAGGCGTTTATCCATCAAGGACTATGCGAAGGAGACCAGCAGTGCTGCGGAAATCAACAGTATCACATGTCGAAGACAGGAGGAAGGTTAACATGTCAAAGAGTAAAATAGACCCAGAGAAATGGGCTGACATTTTGGCTAAGATTAGAGATCGAAATGCTGATCGAAATACTGTGACACCTCTCCCAGTTCAGTATACAACAGAGAGGAAATTGACACAGCAGACTACAGAATTGCAAGATACTTTTGAGGGATCATCTGATGGCATGACTGACTTCACAACACCGCACACTCCAACACAATATACACAAATGAAAATGGATAAACACATCACAACCCAAGACTTGAATTGGGATCTACACACAACTTCAAACAGTGTGTTTTTCCTTCCACAGGTGACCACATCTGTTCCCCTACATGCTGTCACTTTCTGGCAGGCTAACACAAACACTGCAAGCAGCAGCGGTACATTTTCTCTACAAGAGAACCATAGCACAAATGCAGATGTTGACAGAGTCAAAACAGCTGATGGATCTAAGGCCTTGCAGAGGAGCGGGAATACGGATAGACCGAATGTTCTTGCCAGCTCTAATCATGACCGAGAACTCTCTTCAAGGGGAAGTGAAATTATACCTTCGGTCAACCCAAATGAATCAGAAACAAACCAAGAGGAAAATGGGAAATATAAGGACACACTTGATGGTTTGCAAACCCAAGCAATGCTCACAACAGTATCTCAAACTACTAGACTTGTATTAGAAACAAACCAAGAGGAAAATGGAAAATATGTTCGTGGGACTGCAACAACTTCACAGTCGCACACTCCGACAAAGGACACAACAATTGACTTGCAATCCCAAGAAAAGCTCACAACAGTTTCTCCAATAACTACACTTGTATTTACTACTACGAAAAGGATTGGGTCTGAAGAACAATCGCCCCCGCGCCTACGACAAACTAACTCCAGGAGAAGGAATGGTGGTCGCCGGAGAAAGccaaacaaaaggaaacaaaagctGAATAAACCCACCCAGTTTATTGCCACCACACGTGCAAATGCTCCAAGGACTACTGCCTCCACTCAGCTAAAAATAAATTCATTAGAAGTTACAACAGCCAATTTAAATACCACTGTTCCATTCAGAGGCAGCCAAGCAACGTCATCAGGCAGACTGAGTCATGAAGAAAGCACAGTCTCAGGGCATAACGATGAGGCAGCCACCAAATTCTTTTCACTGCACCCCGAAACAAATGAAAGCCATTTACCCCTGGCCAAACCGCTATTCAAAAGCACATCACCAGCACCATCATTTCCAACCGCCTCTCCAGAAAAGGGTCACGGAAAGACAAGTTCTCACATAGCCTTGAGAATCTCAGAGAATGCGTCTGCTTCAGAGCGCTCGGATATGTTCACATCAATCACTCAGTGGAGGTTTACAGGCAGCCCTCTTTCACCTGTTAAACCCTTAGAGGAAACACAAAGGGTAAGCATTACGGGAGACCTTGGACCTACGCCACGCTCTGGCAATTCCATGGGGGGGTTTCACGCTGTAATGCAAATGCAAACAGATGTCAGGCAGAATGAATCAGACCATCAATACATACCCATGGAAAAAGGTGAACAGATGCTTTTGAAAGAGACTGACAAGCATTCTTCTCTGCTGCTGCCAACCCTGTCCGCCTCAGCTGCTTCcttgatggagcgtgaaatcaGGACAACTTCTGAATACACGTCAAGTGGCTTTATCAAAACATGGCTGAGCATGCTTTTTGAGGGTGATTCGGACACCAATCAGATTACCACAAATAAATCTACAATACCTGAAAAATCCTATCATAGttcaagtaaaaataaaaccacaagTAGTGAGTTAGAGTTAGAACGCCATCCTAAAGAAACTACAAACATAGGAAGTAATGTTGATGACCTTTTTACAAGTACCGTCATTACAAAACCTCCCTCTGCTACTTCATCAAGGCCTGATGCTGTGATCCCATCTACAGTGGCACCACATGTATCGCTACCCAAAACATTGTCCACAGGCGCAGAAATGGGCCCTTCATTGAGGGCCACAACCGAGGAGGCTCCCAACATTCAACATGTCATTCCCAACAACCAAAATATCcaacacatcatcacatcagaCTTCTATCCTGCAACTCAGCCAACTGACCCCAAACTGGCTCTATTTATGAGTACAAATCCAACTTCCCCAGCCCTAATTTTGACCAGCGGGCAGACAATCAAGCAGACGGCCACCCCTGCACCAACAATTACTGCAATCCCAATTTATCCATTCAGAGAGGGACTTTTAACAAGCACTCAAGATGTGTCCAGAAAGCAACAGCTGCCTGGACAAGGATCTATTCCAAGAGGGAAGCCAAGGATCACTAAAGGcaatttccagactttgactgTGGAAGCTGAAACAGATGCTCAGCTTCCCTGTGGGGCTGAGGGTGAGCCAATGCCCTTCCTGTCATGGACTAAAGTTGCAAGTG GAGCGAGTATCGCTCAGAACACCAGGATCCAGAGGTTCGAAGTCCATCCAAACGGTACCTTAATCATTAGGAACACACAGCCCACAGATAGAGGGCACTACCTTTGCACGGTCCAGAACCAGTATGGCACAGACAAGATGGTGGTCAACCTTGTGGTTTTCGCTCAGCATCCGCGGATCCTCCAGCCTCGGCACAGGGACATAACTGTGCACCTCGGTGGCAAAGTCGATTTGGAGTGTAACGCAGAGGGTCACCCTACGCCTCAAGTCACATGGACGCTCCCAAACCACGTCCACGTCCACGTGGCTGCAGCTGGCATTGCCCATCAGCAAAATATTGCCATCTTCAGTAACGGGACTCTCCGGATAAACCAGGCTGCTTACGCAGACCAAGGGATTTATAAGTGCATTGGGAGCAGCGCAGCGGGAGCCGACACGGTCTCGGTGCGACTTTATGTGTCTGCGTTGCAGCCCATGATTCAGCAGATGCGACACGAGAACACAACGCTCATAGAGGGCGCCAACGCCTACATCCATTGCTCGGCTGCAGGTGGCACACAGCCACATATACGCTGGATCACACCTGACGGCGTTCAGCTCATCGCTTCCCAGTTTGTCAACGGACGCAAGCTCGGTGTCTTCCCCAACGGGACACTATACATACAGGGTTTGGGCCAGGGAAATGCAGGGAGATACGAGTGCTCAGTGAGTAACGCGGTGGCTTACAGCACAAGAACGGTGATCCTGAGCATTAGGAGGAATCCGTCCTCTGCCAAGGCCCATATTACCTCTTTGTCCCCCCAGAGAACAGATGTGATCTACGGGGGGAGGCTGCTGCTCAACTGTGTGGCGGCAGGAGTCCCAGAGCCCCGGATCATCTGGAGGACGCCCTCAAAGAAGTTGGTCGATGCTCAGTACAG TTTTGACCCCAGGATCAAGGTCTTCCCTAATGGCACTATAACCGTTCACTCTGTGACCGACAAGGACAGCGGTGACTACCTTTGTGTGGCACGAAACAAGATGGGAGATGACTACGTTCAGCTGCGGGTTGACGTGCTGACCAGGCCAGCCAAGATTgagcagaagcagcagagatCCAGTCAGGAGGTTGCGTACGGTGGAGACCTGAAGGTGGACTGTGTGGCATCCGGTCTCCCCAACCCTGAAATCAGCTGGGCGCTGCCAGACGGCACCATGCTCAACCCGGTCAAACAAAGAGAGAGTCTCAGCGGGGGGCGCACTCGCAG GTATGTGGTGTTTGACAATGGGACGCTGTATTTCAACCATGTCGGCACACCAGAAGAAGGCGATTACACGTGCTATGCCGAGAACCAACTGGGCAAAGATGAGATGAAGGTTAGAGTCAAGGTAAAGGTTGCAACTTCCTCACCAAAAATCCAGGATAAGGACCAAAAGATCATCAGGGTTTTCTATGGAGAGACCGGTACACTGAGATGTAATGCCAAAGGGGAACCAACACCTGTCGTCACATGGATATCCCCCACGAATAGAGTTATCGCCCCTGCAATGGACAAATACCAAGTCCTGGATGACGGGACATTGGTGGTTCAAAAGGTTCAGCGTTTTGATGACGGTAACTACACCTGCGTGTCCAGGAACAATGCAGGAGAAGACCATAAAGTCATCAGGTTGGAGGTTCTCGTAACATCTCCAATGATTAACGGCTTAAAAGGAACTTTAAACGCCGTCAAAGTGACCGCAGTCGCCGATCAACGGACGCTTGTGGACTGTATTGCAGAGGGAATGCCCATTCCTCGCATCATGTGGGTTCTACCAGGAAATGTAATCCTCCCAGCGCCGTATTACAGCAATAGAATGACAGTTCACCCAAATGGTACTTTGGAAATCCGGTTGGCCAAGAGGACGGACTCGGGGAAGCTGGCTTGTATCGCTCGTAACGAAGGAGGGGAGGTTAAACTGATAGTCAACTTAGATATAAAGGAAGTTGTCGAAAGGGCACAAATCAGAGGTACTAACACAGATAATCTATCGTTGACTGTGGGGAATTCCGTGACTTTGAATTGCTCCTTTGAGGGTTCAACGCTACCTCATGTCACTTGGATTTTACCAAACGGCACGCCTTTGCATAGCGGTGTTCAGTTCTCAAAATTTTTCCACCGGGCCAATGACGGCTCTTTGATCATCAGCAACCCTTCCGTTGCTGAAGCTGGTATGTACCGCTGTCTGGGGCATAACTCTCGAGGGCTTGTGGAGCGTACATTCACATTGTCCCCGGGGAAAAAGCCAGAGATTATCAACCGTTACAACTCTCCGGTCAGCGTCGTAAATGGCGAAGGACTTTTGCTTCATTGTCTAACCAATGCCAAACCTTTTAGACTCACATGGACGCTTCCAAGTGGGGTTGTCCTCAACAGGCCGCAGAGAGCTGGACGGTATGCCGTGCTGCCTAATGGGACACTTTCCATCCATCAAGTATCCTTGTATGATCGGGGTTTGTACGGTTGTCGAGCTGCGAACGAATACGGCAGCTCTCAGCTTTCTGTGTCAGTAATTGTGATGGCATACCCGCCTCGAATCACCAACGGCCCTCCCTCTGTGACTTATGCCAAACATGGAGTAGCTGTTCAGTTGAACTGCGTAGCAACTGGGATCCCTAGAGTTGAGGTAGCATGGGAAACACCTGATAAAACCCGCTTGGCTGTCAGTGCACAGCCACGCCTTTTTGGGAACAAGTATCTCCATCCACAAGGTTCCCTCGTCATCCAGAATCCGACGCAAAGAGATGCTGGTGTCTATCGATGCACAGCCAGGAATGCCATTGGCAAAGACTCAAAAGCTACAATCCTCAATGTGTTCTGA
- the slx9 gene encoding ribosome biogenesis protein SLX9 homolog: MVGKIKHVRQKLHQEAVRPGSGLALASSTELTAVSAPILRQQQHNNRRDTQAPAENCFPSGIFAGTKITPDALRQSLQFEEKAPHVPAAAEKGPEEKKVKTKKEKMKERRDRWLNKMSSIKQLKEQQLAAVRRQQTPVVGDMRPLADALPELCQLIAPVTAGNTPSARRKSRKNRVPVKRPEPTDFSQMKQSQKRKLLETESVRFGSAVKTLSAKMNPLADIGEQLRKKMREEEEHANG; encoded by the exons ATGGTGGGAAAGATAAAACATGTCCGACAGAAGCTTCACCAAGAGGCGGTGCGCCCCGGCTCCGGGTTAGCATTAGCATCATCAACGGAGCTAACGGCTGTTTCTGCTCCAATACTCCGGCAACAACAGCACAAcaacaggagagacacacag GCTCCGGCGGAGAACTGCTTCCCCTCGGGGATCTTCGCCGGCACAAAGATAACTCCGGACGCTCTGCGACAAAGTCTCCAGTTTGAGGAAAAAGCTCCACATGTTCCCGCCGCTGCAGAAAAAG GTCCAGAAGAGAAGAAAgttaagacaaagaaagagaagatgaaggagaggagagacagatggCTCaaca AGATGAGCTCCATCAAACAGTTAAAGGAGCAGCAGTTGGCGGCGGTGCGGCGCCAGCAGACGCCCGTGGTTGGCGACATGCGGCCACTGGCCGACGCGCTGCCAGAACTCTGTCAGCTGATTGCCCCTGTCACCGCCGGCAACACCCCCTCTGCTCGCCGCAAGAGCAGGAAGAACAGAGT ACCGGTGAAGAGGCCGGAGCCCACAGACTTCAGTCAGATGAAACAGTCCCAGAAACGCAAACTCCT agaaaCGGAGAGCGTGCGGTTCGGCAGCGCCGTGAAGACGCTCTCAGCCAAAATGAATCCTCTGGCAGATATCGGCGAGCAGCTGAGGAAGAAGATGAGGGAGGAAGAAGAGCacgctaacggctaa